From a single Hypomesus transpacificus isolate Combined female chromosome 14, fHypTra1, whole genome shotgun sequence genomic region:
- the LOC124476492 gene encoding L-rhamnose-binding lectin CSL3-like, with the protein MTPLLTLGALILLACCVSTGAERRVVCEGQRTTLSCGSSPIKVLHANYGRTDRRVCSSRCPYCQIVKTNCVNRRTLPVVKSRCDGRTSCSLVASCSLFSDPCHGTYKYLDVTYICLHPKRIVSCEGSVSRLRCGWGTIRVQGAAYGRRSRSVCSSRQSWSKTRNTRCARSVTSSMARRCNGRKACNVKAANNVFGDPCRGTYKYLDVNYTCS; encoded by the exons ATGACTCCTCTCCTCACGCTTGGCGCCCTCATCT TGCTGGCATGTTGTGTGTCTACAGGGGCAG AAAGAAGAGTAGTCTGTGAAGGTCAACGGACAACCCTGAGCTGTG GGAGTTCTCCGATCAAGGTGCTCCATGCTAACTATGGACGCACAGACAGGAGAGTCTGCAGCAGTCGTTGTCCATACTGTCAGATTGTCAAGACCAACTGCGTCAACAGGAGAACACTGCCTGTGGTGAAAAGcag ATGCGATGGAAGGACCAGCTGTTCTCTGGTTGCCTCCTGCTCTTTGTTTTCTGATCCCTGTCATGGAACCTACAAATACCTGGATGTGACCTACATCTGCCTTCACCCAA aGCGCATTGTGTCCTGTGAGGGGAGTGTCTCCAGGCTGAGATGTG gCTGGGGCACCATCCGGGTCCAGGGTGCGGCATATGGTCGCAGGTCTCGGAGCGTGTGCTCATCCCGTCAGTCCTGGTCCAAGACCCGCAATACCCGATGCGCTCGCTCTGTCACCAGCAGCATGGCTCGCAG atGCAATGGGAGGAAAGCATGCAATGTCAAGGCTGCTAACAACGTATTTGGGGACCCCTGTCGTGGAACCTATAAATACCTGGATGTTAATTACACCTGTAGCT AG
- the LOC124476490 gene encoding keratin, type II cytoskeletal cochleal-like encodes MSVTYKSSSSGSFGGGSLSGGLGGFGGGSIRKSSGFSSFSAAAAPMGSSRMSSVSIRRSGGGGFGMGGGGGGLALGGGSFSMGGGSYSMGGGGGGFGMGGGGYSMGGGGFSMGGGGGFAAAPITAVTVNQSLLAPLNLEIDPNIQTVRTQEKEQIKTLNNRFASFIDKVRFLEQQNKMLETKWSLLQDQTTTRSNIDGMFEAYIANLRRQLDGLGNEKIKLEGELKNMQGLVEDFKNKYEDEINKRAAVENEFVLLKKDVDGAYMGKVELEARVDALQDEINFLRAIYEAELSELQGQIKDTSVVVEMDNSRNLDMDSIVAEVRAQYEEIANRSRAEAETWYKQKFEEMQSSAGKYGEDLRSTKSEIAELNRMISRLQNEIEAVKGQRANLEAQIAEAEERGELAVKDARLRISDLEAALQRAKQDMARQVREYQELMNVKLALDIEIATYRKLLEGEETRISSGGGTATIHIQTSGGGGGGGGSGAGFGMGGGGGFGYGGGSGMSMSLGGGGGGGAGYGMSSMSSMSSGGGGFGSLSGGGGGVSMSRSSVVQSSRRF; translated from the exons ATGAGCGTCACGTACAAGTCCTCGTCCTCCGGCAGCTTTGGCGGCGGCAGTCTGAGCGGCGGGCTCGGAGGTTTTGGAGGCGGCAGCATCAGGAAGAGCTCTGGCTTCTCCAGCTTCTCAGCAGCAGCGGCACCCATGGGCTCCAGCCGCATGAGCAGTGTGTCCATCCGGCGCTCCGGCGGGGGAGGCTTTGGtatgggtggaggtggtggaggtttAGCTTTGGGCGGAGGTAGCTTCAGTATGGGCGGAGGTAGCTACAGTATGGGTGGTGGCGGTGGCGGCTTCGGTATGGGCGGTGGCGGCTACAGTATGGGTGGTGGAGGCTTCAGTATGGGTGGAGGCGGAGGCTTTGCTGCTGCTCCCATCACAGCTGTGACTGTCAACCAGAGCCTGCTGGCTCCCCTAAATCTGGAGATTGATCCCAACATCCAGACCGTCCGCacccaggagaaggagcagatCAAGACCCTCAACAACCGCTTCGCCTCCTTCATCGACAAG GTGCGTTTCCTGGAGCAGCAGAACAAGATGCTGGAGACCAAGTGGAGCCTCCTGCAGGACCAGACCACCACACGCTCCAACATCGACGGCATGTTTGAGGCCTACATCGCTAACCTGCGCAGACAGCTGGACGGCCTGGGTAACGAGAAGATCAAGCTGGAAGGAGAGCTGAAGAACATGCAGGGGCTGGTCGAGGACTTCAAGAACAA ATATGAAGATGAAATCAACAAACGGGCCGCAGTGGAGAACGAATTTGTCCTGCTCAAGAAG GATGTGGATGGAGCCTACATGGGAaaggtggagctggaggcccGGGTGGATGCCCTCCAGGACGAGATTAACTTCCTCAGAGCCATCTACGAGGCG GAGCTGTCTGAGCTGCAGGGGCAGATCAAGGACACCTCAGTGGTGGTGGAGATGGACAACAGCCGCAACCTGGACATGGATTCCATCGTGGCTGAGGTCCGCGCCCAGTATGAGGAAATCGCCAACCGCAGCAGGGCTGAGGCTGAGACCTGGTACAAGCAGAAG TTTGAGGAGATGCAGAGCTCTGCAGGGAAGTATGGAGAGGACCTGCGCAGCACCAAGTCAGAGATCGCAGAGCTCAACCGCATGATCAGCCGGCTCCAGAACGAGATTGAAGCCGTCAAAGGACAG cgTGCTAACTTGGAGGCCCAGATAGCCGAGGCGGAGGAGCGTGGAGAGCTGGCAGTGAAGGATGCCAGACTCCGCATCAGCGACCTGGAGGCAGCACTCCAGAGAGCCAAGCAGGATATGGCACGCCAAGTGAGAGAGTACCAGGAGCTGATGAACGTCAAGCTGGCCCTGGACATCGAGATCGCCACCTACAGGAAGctgctggaaggagaggagaccag gatCTCGTCAGGCGGTGGAACTGCCACCATTCACATCCAGACctcaggtggtggaggaggcggtGGTG gCTCCGGAGCAGGGtttgggatgggaggaggaggagggtttggCTACGGGGGCGGCAGCGGGATGTCCATGtctctgggaggaggaggaggggggggtgcgggCTACGGCATGAGCAGCATGAGCAGCATGagcagcggaggaggaggcttCGGCAGCctgagcggaggaggaggaggggtgtccATGTCTCGCTCCTCAGTGGTCCAGAGCAGCAGACGCTTCTAA
- the LOC124476488 gene encoding keratin, type II cytoskeletal 8-like: protein MSVRKSTSYTVKSSSAGAAPRSFSSMSYSGPATARQSYSVRSSYGGASRGVGGSYGGTGGFISSSSAYGGGMGLGMGMGMGMGGGNMAPITAVSVNKSLLAPLNLEIDPNIQVVRTQEKDQIKTLNNRFASFIDKVRFLEQQNKMLETKWSLLQDQTTTRSNIDGMFEAYIANLRRQLDGLGNDKMRLEADLHNMQGLVEDFKNKYEDEINKRTECENDFVLIKKDVDEAYMNKVELEAKLESLTDEINFLRQIYEEELRELQGQIKDTSVVVEMDNSRNLDMDSIVAEVRAQYEDIANRSRAEAETWYKSKYEEMQTSATRYGDDLRATKTEISDLNRMIQRLTSEIDSVKGQRANLEAQIAEAEERGEMAVRDAKGRISDLEAALQRAKQDMARQIREYQDLMNVKLALDIEIATYRKLLEGEEDRLASGIKSINISKQSTSYNSFPMESVSSSYSSGVSSSYGGGYSSGYGGGYGYGSGSGLGSGSYSSGSAYGSSSGHGGSSVTQNKKSVVIKMIETKDGKVVSESSEVVED, encoded by the exons ATGTCAGTCAGGAAGAGCACCAGCTACACCGTCAAGTCGTCGTCTGCAGGCGCGGCTCCCCGGAGCTTCAGCAGCATGTCGTACTCCGGGCCCGCCACGGCACGGCAGAGCTACAGCGTGAGGAGCTCCTACGGCGGGGCGAGccgtggggtggggggcagctaCGGAGGCACCGGGGGCTTCATCTCCAGCTCCTCTGCCTACGGAGGAGGCATGGGCCTGGGCATGGGCATGGGCATGGGCATGGGCGGGGGGAACATGGCTCCCATCACGGCCGTGTCTGTGAACAAGAGCCTGCTGGCTCCCCTGAACCTGGAGATTGACCCCAATATCCAGGTCGTCCGCACCCAGGAGAAGGATCAGATCAAGACCCTCAACAACCGCTTCGCCTCCTTCATCGACAAG GTGCGTTTCCTGGAGCAGCAGAACAAGATGCTGGAGACCAAGTGGAGCCTCCTGCAGGACCAGACCACCACACGCTCCAACATCGACGGCATGTTTGAGGCCTACATCGCTAACCTGCGCAGACAGCTGGACGGCCTGGGTAACGACAAgatgaggctggaggctgacctGCACAACATGCAGGGGCTGGTCGAGGACTTCAAGAACAA GTACGAGGATGAAATCAACAAACGTACCGAATGTGAGAACGACTTTGTTCTCATCAAGAAG gatgtggATGAGGCTTACATGAAcaaggtggagctggaggccaAGCTGGAGAGCTTGACGGACGAGATAAACTTCCTGCGCCAGATCTACGAGGAG GAGTTGAGGGAGCTGCAGGGGCAGATCAAGGACACCTCAGTGGTGGTGGAGATGGACAACAGCCGCAACCTGGACATGGACTCCATCGTGGCTGAGGTCCGCGCCCAGTACGAGGACATCGCCAACCGCAGCAGGGCTGAGGCTGAGACCTGGTACAAGTCCAAG TATGAGGAGATGCAGACATCAGCTACCAGGTACGGGGATGACCTGAGAGCCACCAAGACAGAGATCTCAGACCTGAACCGCATGATCCAGAGGCTGACGTCTGAGATCGACTCTGTTAAGGGACAG cgtGCTAACCTCGAGGCCCAGATAGCCGAGGCGGAGGAGCGTGGAGAGATGGCGGTGAGAGACGCCAAGGGCCGCATCAGCGACCTGGAGGCTGCGCTCCAGAGAGCCAAGCAGGATATGGCACGCCAGATTAGAGAGTACCAGGACTTAATGAACGTCAAACTGGCCCTGGACATTGAGATCGCCACCTACAGGAAGctgctggaaggagaggaggacag GCTAGCGAGCGGAATCAAGTCCATCAACATCTCCAAACAGAGCA CGAGCTACAACTCCTTCCCCATGGAGAGTGTGAGCAGCAGCTACAGCAGCGGCGTCTCCAGCAGTTACGGTGGCGGTTACAGTAGCGGTTACGGTGGCGGTTACGGCTACGGCTCTGGTTCTGGCTTGGGTTCGGGCAGCTACAGCTCCGGCAGCGCCTACGGGAGCAGCAGCGGGCACGGGGGCAGCAGCGTCACCCAGAACAAGAAGAGTGTTGTCATCAAGATGATCGAGACCAAGGACGGGAAGGTGGTGTCTGAGTCCTCCGAGGTTGTGGAGGACTGA